TCGTATAGGTCTTCTGGATCTTCACAGCGGTGGCCGTAGCGCACGCCATCAAAGCGCGACAGGTTGGCCGAGGCTTCTGACGGGGCGATGATGTAATAGCAGGGTACCGCTAACTCAGTGTGAGGTAGGCTGATTTCTTTTACGGTGGCGCCCAGTGCTTCATATTCTTTAATGGCGGCTTGCACGCTTTTTTCTATGTCGGCATTTAAACCGGCGCCAAAAAATTCTTTCGGCAGGCCTATGCGTAATCCGCTTAAATCTTTGTTGAGGTCGGCGCTGTAGTCGGGCACCGCTTGCTCGGCGCTGGTGGAATCTTTTTCGTCTAGCCCGGCCATTACATTCATTAATAGGGCGGCGTCTTCGGCATTGCGGGTCATGGGGCCGGCTTGGTCTAGGCTGGAGGCGAAGGCGACCATGCCAAAGCGCGACACCCTACCATAGGTAGGTTTAATGCCGGTAATACCACACAGGGCGGCGGGTTGGCGTATAGAGCCGCCGGTATCGGTGCCGGTGGCAGCCACGGCTAAGTGTGCAGCCACTGCGGCGGCCGAACCACCCGATGAGCCGCCGGGTACGGTGTTGGTATCCCAAGGGTTTTTAACCGGGCCGTAAAAGCTGCTCTCGTTAGAGGAGCCCATGGCAAACTCGTCCATATTGGTTTTACCCAATGACACCACGCCCGCCTGTTGCAGTTTTTCTACCACGGTGGCGTCGTAAGGGGCGATAAAGTTATCCAGCATTTTTGAGCCGCAGCTGGTTTTAACGCCCTTGGTGCAAAATATATCTTTGTGGGCTATGGGTATGCCGCTTAATAAACCGGCGTTGCCTTGGCTGCGTGCTTGGTCGGCAGCCTGTGCCTGCGCCAGTGCTTGCTCGGCGGTCACGGTGATGTAGCTATTGTAGTTACCGTCTAATTGCTTGATGCGGTCTAGGTAGTGCTGGGTTAGCTCTACGCTGGAAAAGGCTTTGCTGTCTAAGCCTTTTAATAATTCGGCGATGGTGAGTTGATGCATGACCGGGTGGTCCTTATGTGTAGAATCTTTATAAGTCTGTGTAGTGATGAAGCCAGTTCAGTGTGGCTAGGCTACTCAATCACTTTCGGCACTAAAAATAGGCCTTGTTCAACGGCGGGTGCATTTTGTTGCAGCAGCTCACGTTGGTCGGTTGCGGTGACTATGTCGGCTCTTAAGCGCTGGGTGGCATCCAAGGGGTTATGCATGGGTTCTATGCCGCTGGTGTCTACCGCTTGCATGGTGTCTACCATGGCCAGTATGTCATTAAGCCGCGAGGCTACCTCTTCCATTTCACTGGCATCTATACGTATGCGTGAAAGCTTGGCGATTTTTTCTATATCAGTTTGCTCTACTGACATGGTGTTGTAGCCTCATTAGGGGTAAATAGAATAAACGATGACCGCTGATTGGCTGTTCTGGCTGTGGTAAAACGGCTGTTAAACGGTAGCTGAACTGTGACCCAATTTGATAAGTCATTATAAACGCTAAAGTTACCACATTTCTGCCTTGCTCTGAATCCCCGGCGTTGATAGAGTGGCCAATTTATTGCAAGACTTTATGATTAGTGCCATTTTCATTAGGTGTTAATCACAATAGCTGACAGACGTTGGTGGGAAAGGCTACATCGAAGCCCCAAAAAGCCCCCTGATATAACAACAGAGGCTCGAATGTTTAAACGATTAAGAGGTTTGTTTTCAAACGATTTATCTATCGATTTGGGAACCGCCAATACCCTAATATATGTGCGCGGCGAAGGCATAGTGCTAGATGAGCCTTCGGTAGTAGCAATACGCATGCACAATGGCCATAAAACGATAGAGGCGGTGGGCACCGATGCCAAGCGTATGCTGGGTCGAACCCCCGGTAATATTACCGCCATACGCCCTTTAAAAGACGGTGTTATAGCCGACTTTCAGGTTACCGAAAAAATGCTGCAGCATTTTATCTCTAAGGTGCACCAAAACTCCTTGGTGCGCCCCAGCCCTAGGGTGTTAATTTGTGTGCCCTGCAAATCTACCCAGGTTGAGCGTCGCGCTATCCGCGAGTCGGCGTTGAGTGCTGGTGCCAGAGAGGTACGCTTAATAGAAGAGCCTATGGCGGCGGCTATAGGTGCGGGCTTGTCGGTAGAAGAAGCCATCGGTTCCATGGTGGTGGATATAGGTGGCGGCACCACTGAAATCGCTATTATATCTTTAAACGGCGTGGTCTATTCCGACTCGGTGCGGGTAGGCGGTGACCGTTTTGATGAGGCTATAGTCTCACATGTGCGCCGTGCCTATGGCAGCTTAATTGGTGATGCTACAGCCGAACGGATCAAACAAGAGATTGCCTGCGCTCATAAAGACAGTGAGCTGCGTGAGATAGATGTGCGTGGCCGCAACCTCGCTGAGGGGGTGCCACGTAGCTTTACCCTTAACAGTGATGAGGTGTTAGAGGCGCTGCAAGAGCCCTTGGCAGCCATAGTGCAAGCGGTTAAGCGCGCGCTGGAACAAGCGCCGCCTGAATTAGCCGCTGACATTGCCGAGACTGGCATCGTGCTAACCGGTGGTGGTGCCTTATTGCGTGATATCGACAAGCTGATTTCTGATGAGACCGGGCTACCGGTTATTGTCGCTGAAGATCCTTTAACCTGTGTGGCTAGGGGCGGCGGTAAAGCCTTAGAGATTATTGATAAACATAATATCGATTTGCTTTCGACTGAATAAACAGTACTCAGGCCTCTTATTGTATAGGCGTCGTCCAATAACGGGGAACAGCTATCAAACCGCTTTTTGTTAAAGGCCCATCTGTAGGCGCCAGGCTATTACTACTTAGCCTGCTGGCGTTTGCCTTTATTTTTGCCGGCCAGCGCTATCAGTGGTTTCAATCCCTAGAGTCTTCCTTGAGTGTAGTGGCTGCGCCTTTTTATTGGGTGACTGATATGCCCGATAGATTGGGCTTGTGGGTGGATGACAATGTTGTTAGCCGCAAAACGCTGCGTAGAGATAATCGCAGGCTCAACACTGAAGCCTTATTATTAAAAGCACAGGTGCAAAAGTTAGCCTCGTTAGAGGCTGAAAATGTGCGCCTGCGTGCCTTGCTCAATTCTGCAGCGCTGTTGGATGACACCGTGTTAGTCGCCGAGTTAATCGGGGTATCTTCCAGCCCACTGCATCATGAAATTATTATTAATAAAGGCAGTGC
This window of the Dasania marina DSM 21967 genome carries:
- the gatA gene encoding Asp-tRNA(Asn)/Glu-tRNA(Gln) amidotransferase subunit GatA encodes the protein MHQLTIAELLKGLDSKAFSSVELTQHYLDRIKQLDGNYNSYITVTAEQALAQAQAADQARSQGNAGLLSGIPIAHKDIFCTKGVKTSCGSKMLDNFIAPYDATVVEKLQQAGVVSLGKTNMDEFAMGSSNESSFYGPVKNPWDTNTVPGGSSGGSAAAVAAHLAVAATGTDTGGSIRQPAALCGITGIKPTYGRVSRFGMVAFASSLDQAGPMTRNAEDAALLMNVMAGLDEKDSTSAEQAVPDYSADLNKDLSGLRIGLPKEFFGAGLNADIEKSVQAAIKEYEALGATVKEISLPHTELAVPCYYIIAPSEASANLSRFDGVRYGHRCEDPEDLYDLYTRSRAEGFGDEVKRRILVGTYALSAGFYDAYYKKAQQIRRLIKNDFVNAFNEVDIIMGPTTPNPAFNLGEKSNDPVTMYLEDIYTLSVNLAGLPGMSIPAGFAGNKPTGLQLIGNYFDEARLLNAAHRFQQATDWHLQTPTGI
- the gatC gene encoding Asp-tRNA(Asn)/Glu-tRNA(Gln) amidotransferase subunit GatC translates to MSVEQTDIEKIAKLSRIRIDASEMEEVASRLNDILAMVDTMQAVDTSGIEPMHNPLDATQRLRADIVTATDQRELLQQNAPAVEQGLFLVPKVIE
- a CDS encoding rod shape-determining protein is translated as MFKRLRGLFSNDLSIDLGTANTLIYVRGEGIVLDEPSVVAIRMHNGHKTIEAVGTDAKRMLGRTPGNITAIRPLKDGVIADFQVTEKMLQHFISKVHQNSLVRPSPRVLICVPCKSTQVERRAIRESALSAGAREVRLIEEPMAAAIGAGLSVEEAIGSMVVDIGGGTTEIAIISLNGVVYSDSVRVGGDRFDEAIVSHVRRAYGSLIGDATAERIKQEIACAHKDSELREIDVRGRNLAEGVPRSFTLNSDEVLEALQEPLAAIVQAVKRALEQAPPELAADIAETGIVLTGGGALLRDIDKLISDETGLPVIVAEDPLTCVARGGGKALEIIDKHNIDLLSTE
- the mreC gene encoding rod shape-determining protein MreC produces the protein MKPLFVKGPSVGARLLLLSLLAFAFIFAGQRYQWFQSLESSLSVVAAPFYWVTDMPDRLGLWVDDNVVSRKTLRRDNRRLNTEALLLKAQVQKLASLEAENVRLRALLNSAALLDDTVLVAELIGVSSSPLHHEIIINKGSADQLYVGQPVIDALGLMGQIVEVGPKQSRVMMITDATHAIPVQVNRNGVRSIAEGVGLLHELTLRHVSATTDIRVGDLLVSSGLGGRFPFGYPVAIVSEVSIDPGLPFATVRAKPNAQLDRSRYVLLVFNRKNPQG